A single genomic interval of Methanorbis rubei harbors:
- a CDS encoding peptidase M54, whose translation MGVHVFWDSRVPIGLSRPVTEELSGVLEMPVSRIDNGTFPLEGFDPMRQQCDAVKILTKLDIFRQRYPQLFKPENIDLDYYNKFNHLHEKVLLVTPADIFEPLADFVFGLAYPSLGVAVVSPARLTNEFYGRHADDDALIDRIVKEGAHEIGHLFGLEHCDNPGCIMYCPRNLDDLDRKRKYFCGRCRIQLNGQREGDLF comes from the coding sequence TGTTTTCTGGGACAGCAGAGTTCCTATCGGTCTGAGCAGACCGGTCACCGAGGAGCTTTCAGGAGTTCTTGAGATGCCTGTATCCCGCATCGACAACGGCACGTTTCCGCTCGAAGGTTTTGATCCGATGCGCCAGCAGTGTGATGCCGTAAAAATACTCACCAAACTCGATATATTCCGCCAGCGGTATCCGCAGCTGTTCAAACCTGAGAATATTGATCTCGACTACTACAATAAGTTCAATCATCTCCATGAAAAAGTTCTGCTGGTTACACCGGCGGATATTTTTGAACCGCTCGCAGATTTTGTGTTCGGCCTTGCCTATCCGTCGCTCGGTGTTGCCGTTGTTTCTCCGGCACGACTTACGAACGAATTCTACGGTCGCCATGCAGATGATGATGCCTTGATTGACCGGATTGTGAAGGAGGGAGCGCATGAGATCGGTCATCTGTTTGGTCTTGAGCATTGTGATAATCCTGGCTGCATCATGTACTGCCCGAGAAATCTCGACGATCTCGACCGCAAACGCAAATACTTCTGTGGCAGATGCAGGATACAGCTGAACGGCCAGAGGGAAGGAGACTTGTTCTGA